TCACAGTTCCAGAGTAtgcaaaatacatttacattacaGGCAATGCTCGGTGGAATTTTCACCAATTTATTACCAAACATTTGACCAAAGTTGATGGTTTAGGCCAGAATTTTGGTTCCACCAACAAAAAGAACACAAAATATACTGATAAAAATCTTCATTTTCATATGATTTCTGCCTGTGTAAATGTCGTTGATATGCCTAGTTCGCTATAAGCAGCAGATTTCATATCTTTGAATGTAAACATAATCACTTCAAAACAAAGTCATATGGCTGGAGAGTGCAGCGTGTTCTCGGAATACTCAGAGCTTGTGTTGAATGTCATAAAATGAGAAAATGTGACAGACAAAAAAGGATCCAACCAATTGTCTTTTGACATTCATTgccttaaaaaaaaaacagaaaaaaattacgCATGCCtaaatgaaatatcatacatgaaatatgcataaatcatgatttcaatGTCCACTATACTCCATAGGTAAACTGGATTTTGTAAGTCGAGACTGCAGTGCATTGTGGGTAGTGTCATCTCCTACTGTGTGAAACGTGGTAAAAGGGAAACACCATGTAATCAGAcgagaaagaaagaaagcttATGTGCCTTTTAAACCCTCTGGAACTAATAATTGCTTTTGGACAATCTCCTTCCCAACTCAGTTTCTAAATTATGGTAACTTCTAATGTGTAAATTTTGAAACTTAAGTGGTGCTCGGTTTCCAAAAAAGTTTCCATGCATGGATCTTATTCAGCCAGACTGGTACCAACTAACTGAGGAAATTTAGTGATAATATTTTCCTAAAAGTAAAATCTATAGTATTTTTCCCTATTCTATATCTCAATTATATATTCCGAGGTTATTATGATTACTATTGTTTAACacaatttcatttgttttaaactttcttttaaatGAATCAAATTTTTCCCAATTTCTATGATACTTtgtatgtaataacattttaattgggattattacaaaaatacagcTCTTTTCATGGATGGAAACTGTTACAATTTGTTTTCAGAGGTTTTTCGTAAATTATCAATTTCAATGCATACACCTCCAAAGAATTATTAGAAATCCTCTACATGTATTTctcatttgaccatcatgatcAGTATATTGGAAATCTAGTATTTTATTCTTTCTATCAGCAACAAAAGCAAAATGCTGAAAATCCAGTATTTTGACTATGGAGTGAATGAATAGTGACTGACTGTgtagtgactgactgactgtgtaCTACAAGTATAGACTGACTGAATAGTGACTGGCTGACTGTGTACTACAAGTATAGACTGACTGAataatgactgactgactgtgtaCTACAAGTATAGACTGACTGAATAGTGACTGGCTGACTGTGTACTACAAGTATAGACTGACTGAATAGTGACTGGCTGACTGTGTACTACAAGTATAGACTGACTGAATAGTGACTGGCTGACTGTGTACTACAAGTATAGACTGACTGAatagtgagtgactgactgtgTACTACAAGTATAGACTGCCTGAataatgactgactgactgtgtaCTACAAGTATAGACCTAGAatagtgactgactgactgtatactacaagtatagaCTGACTGAATAGTGACTGGCTGACTGTGTACTACAAGtgaaaaagtgaaatatatcatgttatagcttataaATAACTGTATTAAActtactatatgaataatgtgcacactcaattgtttgcaagaaaacgcatgtgcagttcatcaaaatttgtaaatattcctataatttcctaaataaaagtgtgtctgctgggtatgaaagacaaaatttatataaagtaacATATATCATTTAAAAGCTCCTATAggagtgtactaggcctaatacgtgaatagtgtgcacactcaatggtttgctagaaaagtgaatttgatttgtgtatgaaataatgaaatttcccagaatgcaccatatgtttctgtgtctgctgggtatcaatgacgaaatttatataaagtcacatatatcatataatagctgatatgatattgtactaggcctaataggtgaatagtgtgcacactcaattatttgcaagaaaacgcacatgtagtttcatcaaaatttgtaaatattcctataattgtataaataaaagtgtgtctgctgggtatgaaagacgaaatttatataaagtcacatatatcatttgatacctcatatatagtagtgtactaagcctaatacgtgaatagtgtgcacactcaatggtttgctagaaaagtgaatttcatttgtgtatgaaatagtgaaatttcccataatgcaccatatctttctgtgtctgctgggtatcaacgacgaaattcaaaattgaaatatattatgtcatagcatatatataactgtattaagcctactttatgaataatgtgcacactcaattgtttgcaagaaaacgcacgtgcagtttcatcaaaatttgtaaatattgctataatttcctgaatgaaggtgtgtctgctgggtataaaaGACAAAAATCTATTTAAAGTCACGTgtatcatataatagctgatataatattgtactatTCCTAATACGTgtatagtgtgcacactcaatggtttgcaaGAAAAGTGCATTTGATTtgtgaatgaaataatgaaatgtcccataatgcaccacatctttctgtgtctgttgGGTATGTaagacgaaatttatcaaaagtgaaatacatcataatatagcttatatatacctgtattaagcctactacatcaatagtgtgcacactcaattgtttgcaagtgAAAAACatcatatgatagctgatattgtactgtattgggCCTAATAggggtatacatgtagtgtgcaCACTCATCAGGTTTCATtattgtatgaaatagtgaaatttcccataatgcaccatatatttatgtgtctgctgggtataaaaGTCGAAGTTTATTCAAAGTCACATATATAATACGATGGCTGATATATTATTGTACTCGGCCTAatacttgtattgtttgcatgcACACTGAATGGTGtggaagaaaaaaaaccttTGAATGCGTGTATGAAATACCTACTTTTTTATAGCATATATAGTACTCTACTAGGCCTAATTGGTGATTTAATAATGTGCACACTGAatggtttgaaatgaaaatgcatttgatttgtgtatgaaataatggaatatcccataatgcaccacatgtttctgtgtagaatttttttttatcatttatacaGTGCTGTATATACTATGTGAATAGTGTGAACACTGGTTTGCAAGGAGAAGTCGTGAAATCCATGAATTAGTAACATTCCCATTATTATAGTTAACTCTTTGAAGGgtataaaagacaaaatttaggTACAACCAACTTTAATAATACAGATTTCATAGAGCTGTATTTTGAAGCATGGTGAATACACAGTACTCTTGCATGGggagaaaataattgtttggttaatacttacaacatgtaaatatcacataatttttttttaaaagttacttCGGGTTTTCATTTATGTCTTATATTTTATGTTACTTCTATGATTTATCACCTCTGAAAGTCTGTGAAACTGATAAAGAAAGGTAAAGTCCTTGTTTCTTAATTGCTATACAGTAATTTGACAGTAAGCTAGAGGGTTcgatgttcaaggtcaaaggtcatttctgCCTGCTTCCATTGTTTGCTGCCTGTGTCTGCCTGCTTCAACTTAGTGTCGTAGACAGGGATTCTCCAACAGCAATGTTGGCCGAAGGTAGCACAAATACTCCAAGTGCAACAACTACTAGCATTACTACTCACACGagtagtactactagtagttacACGGGATTTTTTGGCACCATTGGTTCAAGACGCTTGAAACGTCACAGACATGTGCAGCACCAGGGCTCGTCGACATCATCACCTGCACATTCAACAAGCTCCCGCAACAGCAGTAGCGATGGACGCATGGTTTGCAGCCCTTCTTCATCTCGTACAGATGACACCGAACGTGAAGAGCTGGGATGTTTTAAACAGTGTCCCCCGTGTCCCTTTCGCATACCAAGTGACAGAAAACTATCAGCATCATTGTGGAGCTATGAACAAGTAGACCGACTGAAGTGGAAACTTGCTAATTTCCCCAATTTTGGCGATCTCGTACCATCTCCCCTCTTACCCGGTAATGCAGTCAGCAAAAACCAGATCGAGAAGTTTGCTTTGGCTCCCGTTATGCATTGGCTTTTAGGGAGTGGTCGGCACGCTGGCACTGAAATTAGCACTGTCACTATAAGTCAAGATGCCAAGGCACGTGTACACGAAATACTCCAAGGTAAGTTACATGTCATTTGTcatgtttttagcacaactgaactgaggttcagtagtgctatagggatcgcccggcgtctgtctgtctgtctgtgtgtgtgtgtgtgtgtgtgtgtgtgtgtgtgtgtgtgtgtgtatgtgtgtaaacaacttaaagtcaaaaaccgctgaaccgattgccacgatatttggtgggtccattaccttgggtgtcttgttgggaaattgttcaaatcaaaatgatcgcatcacaggtgtgtgatttgggtcaaaaaatgtgatttttggtcaaaaaacttaaactcagaaactactgggcagattggtgcgaaatttggtgggaacattcttaagggggtgtaaagtaagatttgttcatgacgggatgattccatctgtgatatgcaaattagggctaaaaatgtgtctctttggttgaaaatctataattccaaaaccactgagcagattgggctgaaatttaatggaaatgcatttagggatgtatggactaAGATATGTTACGCATACCATGatttcatgagtgatatggaattaaggtgtaaaaatgtgaattttggtcaaaaacttatatctcaaaaagtactaagtgaatgagtttgaaacttggtgagatgtttctagaagtgttattctatatcattgcttttcctcaaaaatcttcaactctgaaattacccagtagattgagcttaactttgttgagaatgtgtagatttgtcctcattaatagctgacacagtgagaacagtacattgttaattagctataatgtttactttactatttcctctggtggtaaagcctgtagcatggccagtttggtttatgacttgattatgtactatgttgtaagacagctgtttcattacctcacccatataaactgaatgtagcttgtgtttaaaatattacaataagacaaccaagaaagttaaacatgttacattggtatgacttggttccaaattgattaaaaaaaataaagaagtacaaaaccttgtagacacatccctttaaagtttgattaggatgttgctatacttgtcttgtacacttccaacataggatgactggattatgatgatggaaattaggtatgaaaattttgttttggttacaactttaaatcttcaaaaaaatatatatctatcattgccctgaacatgaagttgtgcggcaacgcaatatttgcgctatttttttttcctttacACAACCTTACAGGGCAAGCCttctataatatattcatataaatgtaaGTGTCTCGCTCGAGAGAACAGTGAtcaatgcaaatattagtaCAGAGCATGTAGACTTAATTTAAAAGATTTAGAATGTAATAAGTCATTACTCAGAGTTTTACACTTGATGCTCGGAGCGTGAAAATCTGCAACGACTTATTATTACATCcatattcttttgaattaagtctagtataagaatataataatgatatacatCAGGGTATGCTAAGTGATCCATGAGTGATAAATCTACTTGCGCACATGTAATGAAACCGGATACACCGTactaccatatacatgtaccacacccATATAGCCAACCAGGCAGAAACGAACAGAAGTTACACAACTGGGTACAGTTTGCATGGCTATCACTTGGCCATATGAAAACCGAGTATTTTCACCCTGCTTTAATTTTCACAAGAGTCCTTTCATATCATTTTAAACAAGTTTTAATTTTAACTCTTGAATACTGCtctttgttgtttgtatttgtttctgtTTGAATTTCATGGTGCGACTGCAACAGGTTTAGGAGTGCTATGGCAGCTGTTTATTTTGACATATGCAACGTATATATGCAAAGTTGGTCTAAAATAagacattttggtaaaaatacttttaaaatattcttCACCAAAACAACGTGGCCAAATAAGCTGAAATTTAGGTGGCTTAAAATGTCCATATCTGATTTGTTCAAGAGAATTTGACCTGGTCATAAAtttgcaaattaggtctaaaaatataattttttgttaaaaatgtttcgaaagtcttctccaaaactacagaGCCAATTGGGTTGGAATTTGTTCTGTGGGTGTCCAGGGATGAGCaaatataagtttgttcaaaaCAAATTGAGAgggtaattaatatgcaaattaggtttgaaaatagaatttatggtaaaatgcttcaaaaatcttctccaaaactactgagcaacTTGAGTTGAAATCTGTTGTGTGGGTTTCTTGGGATAAGCAGATGTAAGTTTGTGCAAGACAAATTGACtgggtcattaatatgcaacTGAGAGGTTGAATAGAATTTACGTAAAAGGGTGactataccccccccccccccatgtagtATAAAGGTATGATAATATCCCAACTCagtttctgtgtaaaatgtgttctatagtctgtgtgtgagtcatcatatgaaaccactaaccactttgtTACAATGCTAACACATAACTGAATAGTGGAAGAGCTGAGcaacagaaccacttctacacattacaaaaaaaaatggagCTATTTTGACCAATAGGTCACTTCTTGTAATGTTTTTGTAAGTCTACTCGTCTGTGGACATTTAGTTTGAAGTAATTGTAGATTCCTTGAGAAAATAATAGTtcttgtttgaaataattttaattttcctGAGAAAACTTATTTTTGTGCAAATAATAGTAGTGAATGATGCAAAATGAGTCATGCTGCTATCAAAACAATCCATTGGGAACACTGCAAGTGCTGGTACAACATTTACTGGTAGTTGGCAAACTTTGAGTGATTGTCACTAGTTTTGAGTTCCAGACAGCAGTGACTGATGTACAAATGTCGACAGAACCCTCTGATtacaaatttaatttatatCCCAAATAATACTGACAACAAACTTCAATTGACTTTGGAGAAGAGACCAATCAGTACCTTATTATGTTGTATGTGTGAAGCAGCAAACTCCActgtatgtaaaatatatgaGAGTTTGCAacatttttttgtctttctcTTTCCAATATCTATAGAGGAATGTGATCAACTGCATCCTCTCAATAGTCTATCAACTGTATCTTTACAGGCTTGGATATTTGCAAGGTTGCTGTAGCCATAAGAGAGGCAACAAGTAATATAAAATTGGAAGATATCACTAGTGATTATTTGACAGAGATTTGTATGGTAAGTAACAGGGATTGCACTagactttgaaaccagtgaGTCCCAGGGACCCATCACTGCTGAAAATATGGGgtccctttaaaaaaaaatggggTCCTAttttactatcatttattatcactcatatcaacataaacattcattcacaataaatccacacacacacacacacatatatcatcatcatcatcatcatatacatgtacgctatgttattaaataccttttattttgaatgcatgTGTTATATGTATTCTTCCGTGcaatgatacacacacacacacacacacagacttttaaCCATAATACATATCCTTCTTTACGGAAGGCAAAAATGAGGAATGTTAGACAAGTAGATAAGCCAACACTCTCAGGCCTACATGTTTTGGGTATTAAATGTGGCCTTTGTGTTACTTCTACTACTAGTGCTAGTATCTTTCTATTTGATCCTGACCTTTACCTTATGGGTCTATATTTGAAAAACATTAACAGCAAAATGAATATAATCCAATAATCGCACAAAAGTAAGATTTTTAGAGGGTGTGTCTTCTTTGAAGGCTAGTTTTAATAAATCAGAATGAGTTGACCTAAACTAGACAATATATTGAAACCTTCTTGAGCACCCTGGTCATGTGTAtgattagtccccgccggacgaagtctgggacggggacttatggattgggttccgtctgtccgtgcgtccgtccgtccgtccgcagctgtttcttggagatgccttgaccgatttttttcaaacttggtacaggggcaacattcaatggcatacatatgcacgtcaatttgtttcatgatacgatccaatatggctgcctggcagccattttgtttgcgaattttcaatgtccaaagccataactcagacatgcttaaactgatctcattcaaagttggtattaggacagtgttttatgatatacatgtgcatatccattttcgtcgtgatacgatccaatatggctgcctggcagccattttgtttgtgaattttccatgtccaaagccataactcagacatgcttgaacagatctcattcaaagttggtattagcacagtgttctatgacatacatgtgcatattcattgttgttgtgatacgatccaatatggccgcctggcagccattttgtttgcgatttttctatgtctaaagacataactcagacatgcttgaacagatcacattgaaagttggtattaggacagtgttctatgacatacatgtgcatatccattttcatcgtgatatgatcccccatacccgaccaatcctttattgttgtaggcatgttccatgtccaacaacagacacaacatatccAAGTCTGTTTGGTTTaagttcacaagtgttgttgcgtgatcagagtagtgataattccttaaaaccaatcatagcggggactgtcattctcaatgacttgtttactaAATAAATGTCTTTTCTGTCTTCCATGAATAGTCCGCTCAAGGTGTGCAGCCTCGTATGCTTCCACCACTCTGTATTTTATTCGATAACTGGTTAACGATTTGTCAGGATGACAAAAGAATGGAAGTGGCATTAGATCTGACAGTACAACAGATTATGAGGATCATATTAAGTACAGAAGAAAACCTTGttgaatatacaaattatgaCATAAAGTAAGCAAGTCATTGATCTGTTTGTGGATAATGAAATGTTGATTAACCAGGAGTCTGATGGTAGCATGTTTCTTCAGTAAAGAAGAGATGTATCTAGTGGGTgaaaatctgtgtgtgtgtctgtctgtccgtgtcatcgttttctccaaaacggctggctcaattgtacacatgttccatagggtaatgcaagaactgattaggttttggtaaaaatcagGTGAATATgtatgagcaatttacgtaattaatggtttcgGTAGtcaggctatatctcaagaatgcatgcttcaaattcattataacttggtacatttGAGATACCAAActgcacctgtcctgaaaatattacaaatgtaacttttagttttaataagttatttgcatattttcggtaggccacaaaaaagaaaaaaaaaggtttctcgtcaggaaatgttgtctaaagtgttGTGACgatgcaattattttttttacattctcaacaaatgttaatcaatttacttatcattgcagttactgttctttttatttagtactttacagcaagtgtgtatgtggggcagatgttataggctagttcatgattagttttgcagttgtcttcactggtggcaattaatgtagggagagttacttttgtgttttccctttcatctgcagactgaattggctggacaaacatgaaaaaaaaaataacgcaggaagggggtggggggtaCTTATGTGatgggcgctgaccagaaacaattttgtttttggcctttaaaactctttctacggtgagtgctatgctataatgttctataaagcttcacattacctGTTGTGGTTGGCGAGGAGATCACtgacagcaatgggcaaatagcaatcaatgagaaaaaataacttattgcatatgttctgttgtattctaaCAATTGCTATAGGAATGACAATCtaaaaactttgcccttacagaaATCTGGTCTGCACGAGCTTTAAAATCGGTTTTAGCTTACGAAATAACAAGGTGATGTACCAGTATGTCGCTATTTGATATTGTACCCTTAAATAAGAACCCGGTAGGGATGGGTTCAGAAGCTGAAGATTTTAGAATTGAAATGGCTGCATTTGATGACCCTTTTAGATCATAATGCTGAAATCATGAACTATTTGAGTTGATATTTGTGGCCTTTCTGTTAGCAAAGGTACAATATCATTGcctttatatttgtataactAGAGAATGAGACTGttgttcacatttttgttttgtaaccCTTATCTAAATCTCTTAATCTCTCTAAACTCAACCGTATGCCTTGCTGTCTGTAGTACTGAGTCCATCTGTATCAACGTAAAACAATGCAACACCATAA
The nucleotide sequence above comes from Glandiceps talaboti chromosome 10, keGlaTala1.1, whole genome shotgun sequence. Encoded proteins:
- the LOC144441152 gene encoding uncharacterized protein LOC144441152, giving the protein MLAEGSTNTPSATTTSITTHTSSTTSSYTGFFGTIGSRRLKRHRHVQHQGSSTSSPAHSTSSRNSSSDGRMVCSPSSSRTDDTEREELGCFKQCPPCPFRIPSDRKLSASLWSYEQVDRLKWKLANFPNFGDLVPSPLLPGNAVSKNQIEKFALAPVMHWLLGSGRHAGTEISTVTISQDAKARVHEILQGLDICKVAVAIREATSNIKLEDITSDYLTEICMSAQGVQPRMLPPLCILFDNWLTICQDDKRMEVALDLTVQQIMRIILSTEENLVEYTNYDIKHDKATLRQFTMCNLSNSVQCDVELWLHPRNVPFSRKCRERGSKVLVISENKLTRNGMDMAYPQMVCQFCATAKDTCFTADDHFIVYNVSACNTDTILLSRAHVCKEIVNRADKCLFDEPEFDNSYLFYYPIRYPHDRLDLHKPFYVMPIVTLYMAIMGLFLMHRECD